CCGGGGTCCAATCCTTGACTGTGATGTTAGGCCTCTAGGACCTGAGATAGCATGGCCTCTCAGGTATTCCTAGTTTCGCCCCTCGACGGGGGCAAAGGACCTCTTCTACATACCATCCCTATGGTCTTTTCCTCTCACAGGCCGTGTGTGGACCGACCATTCAGGGTCTCGCATGGGCTCCTCTTGGGAGGTACCGAGAGAAGGAAGGGCGAAGCCCGAGCGTCCCGCCATCAGAGGACGGAATGCTCAAGAGACCACGACATCCGTGAACCGAAAGCCCTCGACATCGAACAGTCCCTTGTCGCCCAGCTTGAGCTTCGGTACGACCAGTAGGCTGAGGAACGACATGGTCATGAACGGACCCTCAAGAGTGCAGCCAAGCGCCCGGACCCTCTCAAGCAGTCCATCGAGCACGCGTTTGACCTCGCTCGCGGGCTTTGTGCACATCAAGCCAGCCACCCGCAGGTTCAGTGTCGAGCACCTTCCTTCGGAACAGATGCAGTACCCACCCCCCTCCTGGATGAGCGTGTTCACGGCAACCGCCATGTCTTCCGAGTTCGCTCCCACAGCGATGATGTTGTGCGAGTCATGGGCGACGCTCGAGGCGATCGCCCCGCCTCTCAGGCCGAACCCTTTGACGAAGGCGCTGCTGACGGGCGCGTCACGGTACCGGTTCACAACGGACACCCGCAGGATGTCCTTCTCGAAGTCAGGCATCACTTTGCCGTTCTCGACTCGGAGCTCCGACACGAGGCTGTCGGTGATGATCTCGTCCTTGATGAGGCCGATCACCCTTGCATTCACCGACCGGCCAGTCGCCACGACCTCGAAGTCCGAAGGCACCTTTCGCTGGAGCGGGAGCAGGTTGACCATCTCTTTTGGCCTGACATCAAACAGGGGCACTCCCCCGCGGGCGACCAGTCTCCCGCCCACATACACCTCCTCTACATCGAACGACTCGAGGTCCCTCACTTTGACCAAGTCAGCCTTCTTCCCCGGCTCGATCGCTCCCAGGGGAAGGTTGTAGTGAAGAGCAGGATTGAGCGTCGCCGCCCTGAGCGCATGCATAGGCTCGATTCCCAGCGCGACCGCCTGGGCCAGGGACCTGTTCAGGTGGCCTTGGATCAGCTCGGACACGCTCACGTCGTCCGACACCAGGAGGAACTCGTGGTCCTTCGCGAAGGGCGTGAGGGCCTCAAGGTCCTTCGACGCGCTTCCCTGCCTGACCATTATCACCATTCCCAGTGAGGCCTTCTCGCT
This is a stretch of genomic DNA from Candidatus Thermoplasmatota archaeon. It encodes these proteins:
- the ade gene encoding adenine deaminase; translated protein: MIVGNLVDVRNRRVFPARISEKDGVITGVEETEGQFDGYLIPGLIDSHIHIESSLLCPSRFAEVVVPHGTTAVVASPHEIANVLGLAGIEYMRRDSRTTPLRVYFTAPSCVPTTRLETSGATFGPADIELLLARDDFVALGELTDYPGAIGRDPDVMARIEVARRLHKPIDGHAPLISGAELEKYVSLGISTDHECTSSQEASEKASLGMVIMVRQGSASKDLEALTPFAKDHEFLLVSDDVSVSELIQGHLNRSLAQAVALGIEPMHALRAATLNPALHYNLPLGAIEPGKKADLVKVRDLESFDVEEVYVGGRLVARGGVPLFDVRPKEMVNLLPLQRKVPSDFEVVATGRSVNARVIGLIKDEIITDSLVSELRVENGKVMPDFEKDILRVSVVNRYRDAPVSSAFVKGFGLRGGAIASSVAHDSHNIIAVGANSEDMAVAVNTLIQEGGGYCICSEGRCSTLNLRVAGLMCTKPASEVKRVLDGLLERVRALGCTLEGPFMTMSFLSLLVVPKLKLGDKGLFDVEGFRFTDVVVS